One stretch of Leishmania infantum JPCM5 genome chromosome 24 DNA includes these proteins:
- a CDS encoding putative translation factor sui1: MEDTVEAIVNQQRETERAVLGGQKVHIRVQQRKGKKFVTTVQGLNQKLNFRRINREFQRRWGCNGTVISTPDAGTVIQLQGNWSENIKQFLLDEHMATENNLEIHSL; the protein is encoded by the coding sequence ATGGAGGACACCGTCGAGGCCATTGTGAACCAGCAGCGCGAGACCGAGAGAGCCGTCTTGGGCGGACAAAAAGTGCACAtccgcgtgcagcagcgcaagggCAAGAAGTTCGTGACGACAGTTCAGGGGCTCAACCAGAAGCTTAACTTCCGCCGCATCAACCGCGAGTTCCAGCGCCGCTGGGGTTGCAACGGGACTGTGATCAGCACTCCTGATGCGGGAACCGTCATCCAGCTGCAGGGCAACTGGAGCGAGAACATCAAGCAGTTCCTCTTAGACGAGCACATGGCGACAGAGAACAACCTCGAGATTCACTCTCTGTAA
- a CDS encoding amastin-like surface protein-like protein yields MPACLAYYTGAMCFTIIHFFAWAFAFVATPTAQFQTPGHGCYTMWGYRQFCGNVPYDLTGDAAFGCARRTSTMRCGAAFGVMASVCGFAGLVSAIVLNTQIQFPVIVPFVLAAVCIPCTMISWACVASVYNLTMCGDRFGSKYPYTAGFALMVASWGLELIAVVILACTTWTRPPKEEENAADAKH; encoded by the coding sequence aTGCCCGCCTGCCTCGCCTACTACACCGGCGCGATGTGCTTCACGATCATCCACTTCTTCGCCTGGGCCTTCGCCTTCGTGGCCACCCCTACCGCGCAGTTCCAGACACCCGGGCACGGCTGCTACACCATGTGGGGCTACCGCCAGTTCTGCGGCAACGTGCCGTACGACCTCACCGGGGACGCCGCCTTTGGCTGTGCGCGCCGCACTTCCACGATGCGTTGCGGTGCTGCCTTCGGCGTCATGGCGTCCGTGTGCGGCTTCGCCGGCCTCGTATCCGCCATCGTGCTCAACACACAGATTCAGTTCCCCGTCATCGTCCCCTtcgtgctcgccgccgtctgcatCCCATGCACCATGATCTCCTGGGCCTGCGTCGCCAGCGTCTACAACTTGACCATGTGCGGCGACCGCTTTGGCAGCAAGTACCCCTACACCGCCGGCTTCGCGCTGATGGTCGCGTCCTGGGGCCTGGAGCTCATTGCCGTGGTCATACTCGCCTGCACTACCTGGACGCGCCCgccgaaggaggaggagaacgccGCTGATGCCAAACACTAG
- a CDS encoding amastin-like surface protein-like protein produces the protein MGTLRTFIGVIIAAVLQLAVFLFVIVATPISQLDVKNGSGCYTFVGYKKECSLSALSATGTAAFGCKQRRDSMSTGAAFAIISILTTLAALVFIALMLLRIPCAMFPPLLFTCLSAFMILISWACVASVYSISMCNGPFYRFVRYGPGFGLMVTAWCLQVINVVVLFMLFFG, from the coding sequence ATGGGTACCCTTCGTACGTTTATCGGTGTCATCATCGCCGCGGTTCTCCAGCTTGCTGTGTTTCTCTTTGTCATTGTCGCCACGCCAATCTCGCAGCTCGACGTTAAGAATGGTTCAGGATGTTATACCTTCGTCGGATACAAAAAGGAGTGCAGCTTATCTGCTCTTTCCGCGACAGGAACGGCTGCCTTTGGTtgcaagcagcgccgcgacagCATGAGCActggcgccgccttcgccatTATCTCCATCCTCACAACGCTTGCGGCGCTTGTGTTTATCGCTCTAATGCTGCTACGCATCCCATGCGCGATgttccctcctctcctcttcaccTGCCTATCTGCTTTCATGATCTTGATCAGCTGGGCTTGCGTGGCCAGCGTGTACAGCATCAGCATGTGCAACGGCCCCTTCTACCGCTTCGTCCGCTACGGCCCTGGCTTTGGACTTATGGTGACGGCGTGGTGCCTTCAGGTTATCAACGTGGTAGTGCTCTTTATGCTTTTCTTCGGCTGA
- a CDS encoding amastin-like surface protein-like protein, which produces MGLLPPFVGALLFTVIQFLVLLFVVIATPISQIDSKTSRTCYTFWGMKSDCRKVHYTAKGKGAFGNCRQRLNNMSGGAAFAIVSVFTTLAALVFGILMLIRVSCAVVFPLIFTCISIFTIFISWACVAGAYTIKMCGMKWSNYSLEYGPGFGLMITAWCLQIVNVLVLVLISFF; this is translated from the coding sequence ATGGGCCTACTCCCTCCGTTTGTAGGTGCCCTCCTCTTCACCGTCATTCAGTttttggtgctgctgttcgtCGTCATCGCTACACCTATCTCCCAGATTGATTCCAAGACCAGCAGAACATGCTATACCTTCTGGGGAATGAAGTCTGACTGTCGTAAGGTGCATTACACGGCAAAGGGCAAGGGTGCATTCGGCAACTGTCGCCAGCGTCTCAACAACATGAGTGGTGGCGCCGCATTCGCCATTGTTTCCGTTTTCACGACGTTGGCGGCACTCGTCTTTGGCATTCTGATGCTCATACGGGTCTCCTGCGCGGTCGTCTTCCCGTTGATCTTCACCTGCATATCTATCTTCACCATCTTCATCAGCTGGGCTTGCGTGGCCGGCGCGTACACCATCAAAATGTGCGGTATGAAGTGGAGTAACTATTCCTTGGAATACGGCCCGGGCTTTGGGCTCATGATCACGGCGTGGTGTCTTCAGATTGTCAACGTGCTGGTGTTGGTGCTCATTTCCTTTTTCTAA